A region from the Bos indicus isolate NIAB-ARS_2022 breed Sahiwal x Tharparkar chromosome 14, NIAB-ARS_B.indTharparkar_mat_pri_1.0, whole genome shotgun sequence genome encodes:
- the CEBPD gene encoding CCAAT/enhancer-binding protein delta, with translation MSAALFSLDGPARGAPWTAEPAAFYEPGRAGKPGRGAEPAASAMYDDESAIDFSAYIDSMAAVPTLELCHDELFADLFNSNHKAGALELLPGGPARLGGPGPAPRPLKREPDWGDGDAPGSLLPAQVAACAQTVVSLAAAAQPTPPASPEPPRRSPAPPAPGPARDKAAGKRGPDRGSPEYRQRRERNNIAVRKSRDKAKRRNQEMQQKLVELSAENEKLQQRVEQLTRDLAGLRRFFKQLPGAPFLPGAGAADAR, from the coding sequence ATGAGCGCCGCGCTCTTCAGCCTGGACGGCCCAGCGCGCGGCGCGCCCTGGACGGCGGAACCCGCTGCCTTCTACGAGCCCGGCCGCGCGGGGAAACCGGGTCGGGGAGCCGAGCCCGCCGCGTCCGCCATGTACGACGACGAGAGCGCCATCGACTTCAGCGCCTACATCGACTCCATGGCCGCCGTGCCCACCCTGGAGCTGTGCCACGATGAGCTCTTCGCCGACCTCTTCAACAGCAACCACAAAGCGGGCGCCCTGGAGCTACTGCCCGGGGGCCCCGCGCGCCTCGGGGGCCCTGGCCCGGCGCCGCGACCCCTCAAGCGCGAGCCCGACTGGGGCGACGGCGACGCGCCCGGCTCCCTGCTGCCCGCGCAGGTGGCCGCGTGCGCGCAGACGGTGGTGAGCCTCGCGGCCGCTGCGCAACCCACACCGCCCGCGTCGCCAGAGCCGCCGCGCCGGAGCCCCGCGCCCCCAGCGCCCGGGCCCGCGCGAGACAAGGCGGCAGGCAAGCGGGGCCCGGACCGCGGCAGCCCCGAGTACCGGCAGCGACGCGAGCGCAACAACATCGCTGTGCGCAAGAGCCGCGACAAGGCCAAGCGACGCAACCAGGAGATGCAGCAGAAGCTGGTGGAGCTTTCGGCCGAGAACGAGAAGCTGCAGCAGCGCGTGGAGCAGCTCACGCGGGACCTGGCCGGACTGCGGCGGTTCTTCAAGCAGCTGCCCGGCGCGCCCTTCCTGCCCGGCGCGGGGGCGGCGGACGCGCGGTGA